One segment of Altererythrobacter sp. Root672 DNA contains the following:
- a CDS encoding division plane positioning ATPase MipZ: MKAAPHRIVFANEKGGTGKSTTAVHVAVALAYQGAKVAAIDLDPRQRTLYRYFENRVETEKRRGIALPGGAFGVFTGDSVEALEEQAAELGQDADFIVFDTPGRDDPFARHAATQADTLVTPMNDSFVDFDLIGQVDAETFKVRRLSFYAELIWEARKARAMKQLQEARREMDWVVVRNRVQHTDARNQRRIDQALTELSKRVGFRVAHGLSERVIYRELFPSGLTLLDKGQLGELGTSHLVARQELRTLVANLKLPMPDATRSKAA; the protein is encoded by the coding sequence GTGAAAGCCGCTCCGCATCGCATCGTCTTCGCCAACGAGAAAGGCGGCACCGGCAAGTCCACCACGGCAGTGCATGTCGCCGTGGCGCTGGCCTATCAGGGGGCGAAAGTCGCAGCGATCGATCTCGATCCGCGGCAGCGCACGCTCTATCGCTATTTCGAGAACCGCGTGGAGACCGAGAAAAGGCGCGGCATCGCGTTGCCGGGCGGCGCCTTTGGCGTTTTCACCGGCGACAGCGTCGAAGCGTTGGAAGAGCAGGCCGCCGAGCTGGGGCAGGACGCCGATTTCATCGTGTTCGACACGCCGGGACGTGACGATCCTTTCGCCCGCCACGCAGCGACCCAGGCCGACACCCTGGTTACGCCGATGAACGACAGCTTCGTCGACTTCGACCTGATCGGCCAGGTCGATGCGGAGACGTTCAAGGTCCGCCGGCTGAGCTTCTACGCCGAACTCATCTGGGAAGCCCGCAAGGCCCGCGCGATGAAGCAGCTCCAGGAAGCTCGGCGCGAAATGGACTGGGTCGTCGTCAGAAACCGTGTCCAGCACACCGATGCGCGCAATCAGCGCCGCATCGACCAGGCCCTGACGGAGCTGTCCAAGCGGGTCGGCTTCCGTGTGGCGCACGGGTTGTCGGAGCGCGTGATCTATCGCGAGCTGTTTCCCTCGGGTCTGACCCTGCTCGACAAGGGGCAGCTCGGCGAATTGGGCACTAGCCATCTCGTGGCGCGGCAGGAACTTCGAACCCTCGTCGCCAATCTGAAACTGCCGATGCCCGACGCTACGCGGAGCAAGGCGGCCTAA
- the panC gene encoding pantoate--beta-alanine ligase — protein sequence MHTVNRLPDLRSTVDSLRRTGEIALVPTMGALHDGHLTLVREAKRLAPSVVVSIFVNPTQFGPNEDLDAYPRQLAEDSRLLEAEGVDLLWAPGVEEVYPQGFATNVSVSGLSAVLCGASRPGHFDGVATVVAKLFGQVRPDLALFGEKDWQQLAIIRRMARDLDLVRPLADRIIGVPIVREPDGLAMSSRNRYLSPEHRVHAAALPRLMHDAIAAISGGGDVLVALEQLRVGLLKAGFASVDYAELADAQSLHALKALGTEQARLFVAARIGGTRLIDNMPVS from the coding sequence GTGCATACCGTCAACCGGCTCCCAGACCTGCGCTCGACTGTGGACAGTTTGCGACGAACGGGAGAAATCGCCCTCGTCCCGACCATGGGCGCCCTGCATGACGGCCATCTGACACTGGTGCGCGAGGCGAAGCGGCTCGCGCCCTCCGTCGTGGTGTCGATCTTCGTCAATCCGACGCAGTTTGGGCCTAATGAGGACCTCGACGCCTATCCCCGTCAGCTCGCCGAAGATTCGCGGCTGCTCGAGGCCGAAGGCGTCGACCTGCTGTGGGCGCCGGGTGTGGAAGAGGTCTATCCCCAGGGGTTTGCAACCAATGTCTCCGTCAGCGGCCTGAGCGCGGTCCTGTGCGGCGCGTCACGGCCAGGCCATTTCGATGGAGTGGCGACTGTGGTGGCAAAGCTTTTCGGGCAGGTCCGCCCCGACCTCGCGCTGTTCGGAGAGAAGGACTGGCAACAGCTGGCGATCATCCGCCGCATGGCACGCGACCTCGACCTGGTGCGGCCGCTCGCGGATCGGATCATCGGCGTCCCGATCGTGCGCGAGCCGGATGGTCTCGCGATGAGCAGCCGCAACCGTTACCTCTCACCTGAGCACCGTGTCCACGCGGCGGCTCTCCCGCGCCTGATGCATGACGCCATTGCGGCGATCAGTGGCGGCGGCGATGTGCTGGTGGCGCTGGAGCAGCTGCGGGTGGGATTGCTCAAGGCCGGCTTCGCCAGCGTCGACTATGCCGAGCTGGCCGATGCGCAGAGCCTGCATGCACTCAAAGCGCTTGGCACGGAGCAGGCGCGCCTGTTCGTCGCGGCCCGGATCGGTGGGACGCGGTTGATCGATAACATGCCGGTGAGCTGA
- a CDS encoding TMEM165/GDT1 family protein, which translates to MEAFLTSVALVAVAEIGDKTQLLALVLAARFRKPVPIVLGILFATLANHALAALLGATAAAWIEGAWFNTAIAVAFIAMGLWTLVPDKLDDDGEPKGRFGPFLTTLVAFFLVEIGDKTQVATIALGARFGDVLAVTAGTTVGMLLANAPVVFAGDALVKRVPLKAVRIVAAVLFIATGVWMLAMR; encoded by the coding sequence ATGGAAGCCTTCCTCACCTCGGTCGCCCTCGTCGCGGTCGCTGAAATCGGCGACAAGACCCAGCTGCTCGCGCTGGTGCTCGCGGCCCGGTTCCGCAAGCCGGTGCCGATCGTCCTCGGCATCCTCTTTGCCACCCTTGCCAACCATGCCCTGGCCGCGCTGCTGGGTGCGACGGCGGCTGCGTGGATCGAGGGGGCGTGGTTCAACACGGCCATCGCGGTTGCCTTCATCGCCATGGGCCTCTGGACCCTGGTGCCCGACAAACTCGACGACGATGGCGAGCCCAAGGGGCGCTTCGGACCGTTCCTGACCACGCTGGTGGCGTTCTTCCTGGTCGAGATAGGGGACAAGACCCAAGTGGCGACGATCGCCCTGGGTGCCCGCTTCGGCGACGTCCTGGCGGTCACGGCCGGGACGACCGTTGGCATGCTCTTGGCCAATGCCCCCGTGGTCTTCGCGGGCGATGCGCTGGTGAAGCGTGTACCGCTCAAGGCCGTGCGCATCGTCGCTGCCGTGTTGTTCATCGCTACCGGCGTGTGGATGCTGGCGATGCGCTAG
- a CDS encoding AI-2E family transporter, with protein MPVSSRHLLLWAMLGLALWTAGAFLLPLVFGVILAIALWPLNQRWAGPGVGVRRRVFVPLAITLATGLAFILPLTVALIEVAAQGQALLDWLSRAQTIGVPTPDWLPGLPLIGRRAAEWWQLHVQQPDALMNGMTESALGTAAEWALATGSGILSRSLLLLVGLMALFFILRDGERLGAQAKSLAVHQLGPFGERFVDELVVAVRGTVIGTIVVAIAEGALIGAAYAVAGVPHPVFLGFLTAAFAMLPFGAWAVFSVVSIYLAINGQPLAAGLLFVYGAAVMVIGDNFVTPYLVGAKLHLPLLFAFVGVFGGLASFGLVGIFIGPVIMAGLLIVIRELWPADEEAAA; from the coding sequence ATGCCCGTGTCGAGCCGTCACTTATTGCTGTGGGCTATGCTCGGCCTGGCGCTGTGGACGGCGGGAGCCTTCCTGCTGCCGCTCGTCTTCGGTGTGATCCTCGCCATTGCTCTATGGCCGCTTAACCAGCGCTGGGCCGGTCCCGGCGTGGGCGTGCGTCGACGGGTGTTCGTGCCGCTTGCGATCACCCTCGCCACCGGGCTGGCCTTTATCCTGCCGCTGACCGTCGCCTTGATCGAGGTCGCCGCTCAAGGTCAGGCCTTGCTCGACTGGCTCAGTCGGGCGCAGACGATCGGCGTTCCGACGCCGGATTGGCTCCCCGGCTTGCCGCTGATCGGCAGGAGGGCCGCAGAGTGGTGGCAGCTTCATGTCCAACAACCCGACGCCCTTATGAACGGCATGACTGAATCAGCCTTGGGCACGGCCGCCGAATGGGCCCTGGCGACTGGCAGCGGAATCCTTAGCCGGTCTTTGCTGTTGCTGGTCGGGCTGATGGCGCTGTTCTTCATCCTGCGCGACGGTGAGAGGCTCGGGGCCCAGGCCAAGAGTTTGGCCGTTCATCAGTTGGGTCCGTTTGGCGAAAGGTTCGTGGATGAGCTCGTTGTGGCCGTGCGGGGCACGGTGATTGGAACCATCGTCGTTGCCATCGCCGAGGGCGCTTTGATCGGCGCCGCTTATGCAGTGGCGGGGGTGCCGCACCCGGTGTTCCTAGGTTTTCTGACCGCGGCCTTCGCCATGCTGCCGTTTGGCGCCTGGGCCGTCTTCAGCGTGGTTTCGATCTACCTGGCGATCAACGGTCAGCCGCTCGCTGCAGGCCTGCTGTTTGTTTACGGAGCAGCCGTGATGGTGATCGGCGACAACTTCGTCACGCCCTATCTGGTCGGGGCCAAGCTGCACCTGCCGCTGTTGTTCGCCTTTGTCGGCGTATTCGGCGGCCTTGCCTCGTTCGGGCTGGTGGGGATCTTCATCGGCCCGGTGATCATGGCAGGCCTGCTGATCGTGATCCGCGAACTCTGGCCTGCTGACGAGGAAGCGGCGGCTTAG
- the petA gene encoding ubiquinol-cytochrome c reductase iron-sulfur subunit — translation MAEGEGVRRRDFIEIAAVSAAGVAGAAVLFPLISQMAPSKDVLAESTTELDISAIQPGQAIKAIFRKQPLFVRNLTPHEIQQAEAVPIDSLRDPQTLLERTKEGHGNWLVTMGVCTHLGCVPLGAGEGENRGEFGGYFCPCHGSHYDTAGRIRKGPAPKNLEVPSYVFTSDTHLVIGQESA, via the coding sequence ATGGCCGAAGGGGAAGGCGTACGGCGTCGCGATTTTATCGAGATCGCCGCAGTCTCCGCAGCAGGCGTCGCAGGCGCCGCGGTCCTCTTTCCGCTGATCAGCCAGATGGCTCCGTCGAAAGACGTGCTGGCCGAATCCACTACGGAACTGGACATCTCGGCGATTCAGCCGGGGCAGGCGATCAAGGCAATTTTCCGCAAGCAGCCGCTGTTCGTGCGCAATCTGACGCCGCACGAAATCCAGCAGGCCGAAGCGGTTCCGATCGACAGCCTGCGCGATCCGCAGACCCTGCTCGAGCGGACCAAGGAAGGCCACGGCAACTGGCTCGTCACCATGGGCGTCTGTACCCACCTGGGCTGCGTGCCGCTGGGTGCGGGCGAAGGTGAGAATCGTGGCGAGTTCGGCGGTTATTTCTGCCCGTGCCACGGGTCGCACTACGATACCGCCGGCCGCATTCGCAAAGGCCCTGCGCCGAAGAACCTGGAGGTACCGTCGTACGTGTTCACCTCTGACACCCACCTCGTGATTGGGCAGGAGTCGGCCTGA
- a CDS encoding cytochrome c1, translating into MIRLIGFFVGVAFTVAVLWAFATGAYTAATEPAAPTAEHEFHRHPRPLHLASDGPFGRWDLQQLQRGYQVYKEVCSACHSLKYVAFRDLAQLGYTPAEVKATAASWTVPGIDPVTGETNTRPGTPTDYFPSPFPNDIAARAANNNAIPPDLSLMTKARHDGAAYVHSLLTGYQDQPAELLEKFPDSKTGTGLHYNPYFANLNLAMAPPLSNDQVTYADGTKATVDQMATDVAAFLTWTAEPSLIKRKQTGWAVMIFLVFATILAWFAKKQVWAPITPKRPKKD; encoded by the coding sequence ATGATCCGGCTGATCGGCTTTTTCGTAGGTGTCGCCTTCACGGTGGCGGTGCTGTGGGCTTTCGCCACTGGCGCCTACACCGCGGCGACCGAGCCCGCGGCTCCGACCGCAGAGCATGAGTTCCACCGGCACCCGCGGCCGCTCCACCTGGCCAGCGACGGCCCGTTCGGGCGCTGGGACCTGCAGCAGCTGCAGCGCGGCTACCAGGTCTACAAGGAAGTTTGCTCGGCTTGCCACTCGCTCAAGTACGTCGCGTTCCGCGACCTCGCGCAGCTTGGCTACACCCCGGCCGAGGTCAAGGCGACCGCGGCTAGCTGGACCGTACCTGGCATCGACCCGGTCACCGGTGAGACCAACACCCGTCCGGGCACGCCGACCGACTACTTCCCGTCGCCGTTCCCGAACGACATCGCTGCTCGCGCTGCCAACAACAACGCGATCCCGCCTGACCTGTCGCTGATGACCAAGGCTCGCCACGATGGTGCCGCTTACGTCCACTCGCTGCTGACCGGTTATCAGGATCAGCCTGCCGAGCTGCTCGAGAAGTTCCCTGACTCCAAGACCGGCACCGGGTTGCACTACAACCCGTACTTCGCGAACCTCAACCTCGCGATGGCCCCGCCGCTGTCGAACGACCAGGTGACTTACGCCGACGGCACCAAGGCCACGGTTGACCAGATGGCCACTGACGTTGCGGCGTTCCTGACCTGGACGGCAGAGCCGAGCCTGATCAAGCGCAAGCAGACCGGTTGGGCCGTGATGATCTTCCTGGTCTTCGCCACGATCCTCGCTTGGTTCGCCAAGAAGCAGGTCTGGGCGCCGATTACGCCGAAGCGGCCCAAGAAGGATTGA
- a CDS encoding arylamine N-acetyltransferase family protein: MVPKLSAYLERIGLAAAPPPSAEGLEALLFAHRQAIPFENLDIPLGRPIAIDSESVFAKLVTDRRGGYCFEQNRLLADMLELLDLPSRALLARVRLGATAGEHPARSHMLLLLEIEGTPWIADAGFGGSYVPALPLADGALAETADGARHRLRRIGERGSLGGEWLLERAGRHETTDGRAHAHEEWQPQYSFDLGEVAPADLLKANHWTSTAPATRFTTFCIVTRVLPDGFAGMMDRSLRISADQEVAREIPDARAYVETLREIFGLELPQEAVERWPIFAS; encoded by the coding sequence GTGGTTCCGAAGCTCTCGGCTTATCTAGAACGCATCGGCCTGGCTGCGGCCCCTCCGCCGAGCGCGGAGGGGCTTGAGGCGCTGTTGTTCGCACATCGCCAGGCGATCCCCTTCGAGAACCTCGATATCCCGCTCGGCCGACCCATCGCGATCGACAGCGAAAGCGTCTTCGCCAAGCTGGTGACCGACCGACGGGGCGGATACTGCTTCGAGCAGAACCGGCTTCTGGCCGACATGCTGGAGCTGCTGGACCTGCCGAGCCGCGCGCTGCTTGCGCGCGTTCGGTTGGGAGCAACGGCAGGCGAGCACCCCGCGCGCTCCCACATGCTGCTGCTGCTCGAGATCGAAGGGACGCCGTGGATCGCCGACGCGGGCTTTGGCGGAAGCTACGTGCCCGCGCTGCCGCTGGCCGACGGCGCGCTCGCCGAGACGGCCGACGGCGCGCGCCATCGCTTGCGGCGGATCGGAGAGCGGGGATCGCTCGGTGGCGAATGGCTGCTTGAACGCGCGGGACGGCACGAGACCACCGACGGCCGCGCACACGCCCATGAGGAATGGCAACCGCAGTACAGTTTCGACCTTGGCGAAGTGGCCCCGGCCGATCTCCTCAAGGCCAATCACTGGACTTCCACGGCACCGGCCACCCGGTTCACCACCTTCTGCATCGTGACTCGCGTCCTGCCCGACGGTTTTGCCGGCATGATGGACCGTTCACTGCGGATCAGCGCCGACCAGGAAGTGGCCCGCGAGATTCCCGACGCGAGAGCCTACGTGGAAACGCTGCGCGAGATTTTCGGACTCGAGTTGCCGCAAGAGGCAGTCGAGCGCTGGCCGATCTTCGCGTCCTGA
- a CDS encoding FAD-dependent oxidoreductase produces MDRRALLGGLAATGGLGLAGCTTAGANSAALTSRPTGPTIRLAPLRAEMGRVFDISVCLRPFRPAGPRLDTEQVGDTLVVHNYGHGGSGWSLSWGSSAIAARKALAGSPSSVAVLGCGPLGMTSAILAQSAGAKVTIYARETMPDVPSIRATGSFTPDSRIALADHVDAGFPDLWEQMARTSLKRFGSLLGLAGDPVRWTDRYLVSDGPPAGPRQRGPEELQFASYFSRLRDVFPRAETLPPGATPFGDAVVRRESNIMFNLASYTHTLLTGFRGAGGRIEQREFHTPADLAALPEKVVINCTGLGSKALFGDQTMVPVRGQIAWLIPQREFDYGLYYRGVNVNPRTDGICVQAISGGDMRGYGDDSLAPNRQEAEESIASLAALYAKFGQV; encoded by the coding sequence TTGGATCGCCGGGCTTTGCTGGGCGGGTTGGCCGCAACCGGCGGGCTAGGCCTTGCCGGATGCACGACGGCTGGCGCAAATAGCGCGGCGCTCACTAGTCGGCCGACAGGGCCCACCATCAGGCTTGCGCCCCTGCGCGCCGAGATGGGACGGGTGTTCGACATTTCAGTCTGTCTCCGCCCGTTCCGTCCTGCCGGTCCGCGCCTCGATACCGAGCAGGTCGGCGATACGCTGGTGGTCCATAATTACGGTCACGGCGGCAGTGGCTGGTCGCTGTCCTGGGGGTCGAGCGCGATCGCGGCACGCAAGGCGCTGGCGGGTTCACCGTCGTCGGTTGCGGTCTTGGGTTGCGGTCCGCTCGGGATGACCTCGGCGATTTTAGCCCAGTCAGCGGGGGCGAAGGTCACGATCTATGCAAGGGAGACCATGCCTGACGTGCCCTCGATCCGGGCCACGGGCTCCTTCACCCCGGATTCGCGCATTGCGCTTGCCGATCACGTCGACGCCGGCTTCCCCGACCTGTGGGAGCAGATGGCCCGCACTTCGCTCAAGCGGTTCGGCTCGCTGCTAGGTCTCGCAGGCGACCCGGTACGCTGGACCGACCGCTATCTTGTGTCCGACGGACCGCCTGCAGGTCCGCGTCAGCGAGGGCCGGAAGAACTGCAATTCGCGTCCTATTTCTCCAGGTTGCGCGATGTCTTCCCGCGCGCCGAGACCCTTCCGCCGGGCGCAACGCCATTCGGTGATGCGGTGGTGCGCCGCGAATCCAACATCATGTTCAACCTGGCGAGCTACACCCACACCCTTCTCACCGGTTTCCGGGGCGCAGGCGGCCGTATCGAGCAACGCGAATTCCACACGCCCGCAGACCTCGCCGCACTCCCCGAAAAGGTCGTGATCAACTGTACCGGGCTCGGATCGAAAGCTCTGTTCGGCGATCAGACCATGGTCCCGGTGCGCGGTCAGATCGCCTGGCTGATCCCTCAGCGAGAGTTCGACTACGGCCTGTACTATCGCGGCGTGAACGTGAATCCTCGGACGGACGGCATCTGCGTCCAGGCGATCTCTGGCGGGGACATGCGCGGCTATGGCGACGACAGCCTGGCGCCCAACCGACAGGAGGCGGAGGAATCGATCGCCTCGCTGGCGGCGCTCTACGCGAAATTCGGGCAGGTCTGA
- the pgmG gene encoding phosphoglucomutase/phosphomannomutase PgmG: MTHKFHPTVLREYDIRGVIGETLGPDDARAIGRSFGTLLRRAGGKLVAVGYDGRVSSPILEHALIEGLTASGCDVRRVGMGPTPMLYYAEASAEEVDGGIQITGSHNPANYNGFKMVFQGRPFFGDQIQTIGKMAAEGDWDDGTGSVESREILEEYVDRLVEGLKGIPTEQLASLRVGWDAGNGAAGPALDLLVERLPGEHFTLYTEVDGNFPNHHPDPTVPENLEDLQKLVADKKLDFGIAFDGDGDRIGAIDGEGRIIWGDQLLMIYAEDLLNRLPGSTIIADVKASRALFDRVAELGGKPLMWKTGHSLIKSKMKETHAPLAGEMSGHIFFADEYYGYDDALYGAIRLIAASAHLGKSVTQLRSDMPQMLNTPEMRFQVDESRKFAAIEEVKQRLQGTDAQVNDTDGVRVTTADGWWLLRASNTQDVLVARAESYTQEGLDRLLTQIDDQLEASGLERGPQAGH, from the coding sequence ATGACGCACAAGTTCCACCCCACAGTGCTTCGGGAATACGACATTCGCGGAGTGATCGGCGAAACCCTAGGCCCTGATGATGCGCGAGCGATCGGGCGGAGTTTTGGGACTTTGTTGCGCCGCGCCGGAGGCAAGCTCGTAGCGGTCGGTTACGACGGGAGGGTCAGCTCGCCGATTCTCGAACACGCGCTCATCGAAGGCCTGACTGCGAGCGGATGCGACGTGCGGCGGGTCGGCATGGGGCCGACGCCGATGCTCTACTACGCCGAAGCGTCAGCCGAAGAGGTAGACGGCGGCATTCAGATAACCGGCAGCCATAATCCCGCCAATTACAACGGCTTCAAGATGGTATTCCAGGGGCGCCCGTTCTTCGGCGACCAGATCCAGACCATCGGCAAGATGGCCGCGGAAGGCGACTGGGACGACGGGACGGGCAGCGTCGAATCTCGCGAAATCCTGGAAGAATACGTCGATCGGCTCGTTGAAGGGCTCAAGGGCATTCCCACCGAGCAGCTCGCGAGCCTGCGGGTTGGCTGGGATGCCGGCAACGGAGCGGCAGGCCCCGCGCTCGACTTGTTGGTCGAGCGCCTGCCGGGCGAACACTTCACCCTGTACACCGAAGTCGACGGGAATTTTCCGAACCATCACCCTGATCCTACCGTTCCGGAAAACCTGGAAGACCTGCAGAAGCTTGTCGCGGACAAGAAGCTCGATTTCGGAATCGCTTTTGACGGCGACGGCGACCGCATCGGTGCAATCGACGGCGAAGGGCGGATCATCTGGGGCGATCAGCTACTGATGATCTATGCGGAGGACCTGCTGAACCGCTTGCCCGGCTCGACGATAATCGCCGACGTGAAGGCCAGCCGCGCGCTGTTCGACCGTGTGGCGGAACTCGGCGGCAAGCCGCTGATGTGGAAGACCGGGCACAGCCTAATTAAATCCAAAATGAAGGAAACTCATGCCCCGCTCGCTGGGGAGATGAGCGGCCACATCTTCTTCGCCGACGAATACTACGGCTACGACGACGCGCTTTATGGCGCGATCCGCTTGATCGCGGCGTCGGCGCACCTGGGTAAATCGGTAACGCAGTTGCGGAGCGACATGCCGCAGATGCTCAACACCCCGGAAATGCGCTTCCAGGTGGACGAAAGCCGCAAGTTTGCGGCGATCGAAGAGGTCAAGCAGCGGCTCCAGGGCACCGACGCGCAAGTCAACGACACCGACGGCGTGCGAGTGACGACGGCCGATGGTTGGTGGCTCCTGCGCGCCTCGAACACACAGGACGTGCTGGTCGCTCGGGCCGAGAGCTACACTCAGGAAGGCCTCGATCGGCTGTTGACGCAGATCGACGATCAGCTCGAAGCTTCCGGGCTTGAGCGAGGGCCCCAGGCTGGTCACTGA
- a CDS encoding molecular chaperone DnaJ produces MMRILFFVALGVLAWRTLTGRWPWERNVSTHAQAVSRARKLLGVATGATREDILTAHRQLAATVHPDRGGSNAQMHEANAARDLLLEELPPRID; encoded by the coding sequence ATGATGCGCATTCTGTTCTTCGTCGCCCTCGGGGTGCTGGCCTGGCGGACGTTAACCGGACGGTGGCCGTGGGAACGGAACGTCTCGACGCACGCTCAAGCGGTGTCCCGCGCGCGTAAGTTGCTGGGAGTGGCCACCGGCGCTACGCGTGAGGACATCCTGACTGCCCATCGGCAGCTCGCCGCCACGGTTCATCCGGATCGGGGCGGAAGCAACGCGCAGATGCACGAGGCCAACGCCGCGCGCGACTTGTTGCTGGAAGAGCTGCCACCCCGAATCGACTAG
- a CDS encoding cytochrome b — MSFPWAKQYEPKAPLMRYLDEKLPLPRLVYNAIGGGYPVPRNLNYWWNFGVLAGFCLVLQIVTGVILAMHFAANAGVAFNSVEHIMRDVNWGWMLRYAHANGASFFFIVIYIHIFRGFFYGSYKAPREMVWLLGVVIFLLLMATAFMGYVLPWGQMSFWGAKVITGLFGAIPIVGEPIQIWLLGGYAPDNAALNRFFSLHFLLPFVIAGVVILHIWALHIPGSSNPTGVEIKGESDTIPFHPYYTAKDGFGLGVFLILYCLMVFFLPNYMGHPDNYIPANPLSTPAHIVPEWYFWPFYAILRAFTADILFVPAKLLGVLAMFASILVWFFLPWLDKSPVRSGHFRPVFKKFFWVLVVDMAVLFYCGGAPAEEPYVMLSQLATAYYFLHFLVILPIVSMIERPDPLPFSITESVLGSDDKAVLGANATSAA; from the coding sequence ATGAGCTTCCCTTGGGCCAAGCAGTATGAACCCAAGGCACCGCTGATGCGGTACCTTGACGAGAAGCTGCCGCTTCCGCGCCTTGTCTACAACGCGATCGGTGGCGGTTATCCGGTGCCGCGCAACCTCAACTACTGGTGGAATTTCGGCGTTCTCGCCGGCTTCTGCCTCGTGCTGCAGATCGTCACCGGCGTGATCCTGGCGATGCACTTTGCGGCCAATGCCGGCGTCGCCTTCAATTCCGTCGAGCACATCATGCGCGACGTGAACTGGGGCTGGATGCTGCGTTACGCGCACGCCAACGGGGCGAGCTTCTTCTTCATCGTCATCTACATCCACATCTTCCGCGGCTTCTTCTACGGTTCGTACAAGGCCCCGCGTGAGATGGTCTGGCTGCTTGGCGTGGTCATCTTCCTGTTGCTGATGGCGACGGCCTTCATGGGCTACGTCCTGCCGTGGGGTCAGATGAGCTTCTGGGGCGCAAAGGTCATCACCGGCCTGTTCGGGGCGATCCCGATCGTCGGCGAGCCGATCCAGATCTGGCTGCTCGGCGGATATGCGCCGGACAACGCCGCTCTGAACCGCTTCTTCTCGCTGCACTTCCTGCTGCCGTTCGTGATCGCCGGCGTGGTGATCCTGCACATATGGGCGCTGCACATCCCCGGCTCGTCGAACCCGACGGGCGTGGAGATCAAGGGCGAAAGCGACACGATTCCGTTCCACCCGTACTACACGGCCAAGGACGGTTTCGGGCTCGGCGTGTTCCTGATCCTCTACTGCCTGATGGTGTTCTTCCTGCCGAACTACATGGGCCACCCGGACAACTACATCCCGGCGAACCCGCTTTCGACGCCGGCGCACATCGTGCCCGAATGGTACTTCTGGCCGTTCTACGCGATCCTGCGCGCCTTCACCGCGGACATCCTGTTCGTTCCGGCCAAGCTGCTTGGCGTGCTGGCGATGTTCGCGTCGATTCTGGTGTGGTTCTTCCTGCCGTGGCTGGACAAGTCGCCGGTCCGTTCGGGCCACTTCCGTCCGGTGTTCAAGAAGTTCTTCTGGGTGCTGGTCGTTGACATGGCCGTGCTGTTCTACTGCGGCGGCGCGCCGGCTGAAGAGCCGTACGTGATGCTCAGCCAGCTCGCGACCGCCTACTATTTCCTGCACTTCCTCGTCATCCTGCCGATCGTTTCGATGATCGAGCGGCCGGACCCACTGCCGTTCTCGATCACCGAGTCGGTACTCGGATCTGACGACAAGGCGGTGCTGGGCGCCAACGCGACATCGGCCGCCTGA
- a CDS encoding adenine phosphoribosyltransferase, with product MSPADIKALIRTVPDFPAAGIQFRDITTLIAHGKGFAATIDHLVERAAKTRSDAVAGIEARGFIFGAAIAARLGLGFIPVRKAGKLPVEAIGIDYSLEYGSARIEIDPGAIGQGDRVLLVDDLIATGGTAIAGAELLRQAGAVVDHALFVIDLPDLGGADALRAAGVSTEALVGFPGH from the coding sequence TTGAGCCCGGCCGATATCAAGGCGCTGATCCGCACGGTCCCGGACTTTCCGGCGGCAGGGATCCAGTTCCGCGATATCACCACCCTGATTGCCCACGGCAAAGGCTTCGCCGCGACGATCGACCACTTGGTCGAACGCGCGGCGAAGACTCGTTCTGACGCCGTCGCCGGGATCGAGGCGCGCGGCTTCATCTTCGGCGCCGCCATTGCCGCCAGGCTCGGCCTGGGGTTCATCCCGGTGCGCAAGGCCGGGAAGCTCCCGGTCGAAGCGATCGGCATCGACTATTCGCTCGAATACGGTTCCGCACGGATCGAGATCGATCCCGGTGCGATCGGTCAGGGCGATCGCGTCCTGCTCGTCGATGACCTTATTGCCACCGGTGGCACAGCGATCGCCGGTGCAGAGTTGTTGCGCCAGGCGGGCGCGGTAGTCGATCACGCGCTGTTCGTGATCGACCTGCCCGACCTTGGCGGTGCCGATGCGCTCCGAGCCGCTGGCGTTTCAACTGAGGCTCTGGTGGGCTTCCCGGGCCACTAA